A region from the Bos indicus x Bos taurus breed Angus x Brahman F1 hybrid chromosome 9, Bos_hybrid_MaternalHap_v2.0, whole genome shotgun sequence genome encodes:
- the ECT2L gene encoding epithelial cell-transforming sequence 2 oncogene-like isoform X14: MSAGNSPSESLEMESFHTRFSAWTPFSNKSLNRQLFQERVALISHWFDLWTNKQRQEFLFTIFLRCTKSQLRVIQDWFSERMQVAKVDFSTVLPRFISLYIFSFLNPKDLCAAAQVSWPWKFLTEQDCLWMPKCIKFGWFLPYTPTDNEYGAWKHHYIACVSNLDWLTPREAAAVYGTLNEPKTEDEELQERQRERCLRKIIWEKTALHKKELFKVRPPWVSGTHCSRLFKSKCQPRLSQTARDRVGLHETLEKQLVLSSLESLPKRSNISGCHSYPLLSKKSWRGVYKNDSGSSNALQPHFILISSRIPAYEMVANSVRAGVISVVYEHSGLTLETLLYLIEKALDGQMAQSVGIFSDGDSREINLLQGYKIGIKNLLRPEVRDFWEKLGSYVAPEEEGGHVDLFVPLGASEAGIEVLSQLSQLTGTLFTAPTGIATGSYQHLLSDWLGRQWETAPPSIYFSESKLQTWSSLTDFLEDTLKSVRKQLSPLFKELQKNISGRMIGQFVFDTMSVANILNNQEIIQALADGLIELSKENSDNPLEFLSYFLLKKCSKKSKHFEGNVILTKSDPKATHSLLTKERDVIEDNPQDTKPSLSKNDPNFELLVKLERKLQLDSAEKRTRVVRELLQSERKYVQMLEIVRDVYVRPLRAALSSNRAILSAANIQIMFSDILQILCLNRRFLDDLRDRLQEWGPAHCVGEIFIKFGSQLNTYTNFFNNYPVVLKTIEKSSRAAFVPIPEV; this comes from the exons ggtTATCCAAGACTGGTTTTCAGAAAGGATGCAAGTGGCCAAAGTGGATTTCTCTACAGTGTTACCACGCTTCATTTCTctatatatcttttcctttctgaatcCAAAAGATTTGTGTGCAGCTGCACAAGTCAGCTGGCCCTGGAAATTTTTAACTGAACAG gaTTGCTTATGGATGCCCAAATGCATTAAGTTTGGATGGTTTCTGCCCTATACACCAACAGATAATGAGTACGGTGCTTGGAAACACCATTACATTGCTTGTGTGTCCAACTTAGATTGGCTAACCCCTAGGGAAGCTGCTGCTGTTTATGGGACTCTGAATGAACCCAAAACAGAAGATGAAGAGCTACAGGAGAGGCAAAGAGAAAGGTGCCTAAGGAAAATAATTTGGGAGAAAACTGCACTACATAAGA AGGAGTTGTTCAAAGTTCGACCCCCTTGGGTGAGTGGAACACACTGCTCTAGATTGTTCAAATCCAAATGCCAACCACGTCTCTCCCAGACTGCGAGGGATCGAGTGGGATTACACGAAACTTTGGAGAAACAGCTTGTTTTGTCATCTTTAGAATCTTTGCCCAAGCG AAGCAACATTTCTGGATGCCATTCCTACCCTTTATTATCGAAGAAAAGTTGGCGTGGAGTTTATAAAAATGACAGCGGTTCTTCAAATGCTCTCCAGCCACACTTCATATTAATATCATCTCGGATTCCTGCATATGAG ATGGTGGCGAACAGTGTTAGAGCAGGTGTCATTTCTGTGGTGTATGAACACAGTGGCCTAACCTTGGAGACCCTACTTTATCTCATAGAAAAAGCTCTGGATGGGCAGATGGCACAGAGTGTGGGAATATTCAGTGACGGAGATAGCAGAGAAATCAACTTACTCCAAG GCTATAAAATTggtattaaaaatttattgaggCCTGAAGTGAGAGACTTCTGGGAAAAATTAGGAAGCTATGTGgccccagaagaagaagggggTCACGTGGACCTCTTTGTACCACTTGGAGCATCAG AGGCAGGAATAGAAGTTCTTTCTCAGCTGTCTCAACTGACTGGCACATTATTTACTGCTCCCACTGGGATTGCCACTGGCTCTTACCAACATC TTCTTAGTGACTGGCTGGGACGACAGTGGGAAACGGCACCCCCTTCCATCTACTTCAGCGAATCAAAGCTGCAGACATGGTCCAGCCTCACCGACTTCCTGGAAGACACCTTgaaatcagtaaggaaacaaCTAAGTCCTCTCTTCAAGGAGTTGCAGAAGAACATCAGTGGCAGGATGATAG GGCAATTTGTATTTGACACCATGAGTGTGGCTAACATTCTGAATAACCAAGAAATCATACAAGCTCTGGCAGATGGATTGATagaactttcaaaagaaaattct GACAACCCTCTGgaatttttgtcatattttctgCTAAAGAAATGTAGTAAAAAGAGCAAGCATTTTGAAGGAAATGTCATTCTGACAAAAAGTGACCCAAAGGCAACACACAGTTTACTCACAAAG GAAAGAGATGTTATAGAAGATAACCCTCAGGACACAAAACCAAGTCTCAGCAAAAATGATCCAAATTTTGAGTTGCTGGTTAAGCTG GAGAGAAAACTCCAGCTGGATTCAGCCGAAAAGCGAACCAGAGTCGTCAGGGAACTCTTACAGAGCGAGAGAAAATATGTGCAGATGCTGGAAATTGTGAGAGATGTTTATGTGAGGCCACTGAGAGCGGCACTGTCATCAAACAGAGCCATTCTGAGTGCTGCAAACATCCAGATCATGTTCTCTGATATTCTGCAGATCTTATGTCTCAACAG GCGGTTTCTAGATGACCTGAGAGACAGACTACAGGAATGGGGCCCCGCTCACTGTGTGGGAGAAATATTCATAAAGTTTGGAAGCCAGTTGAACACATATACCAATTTCTTCAACAATTACCCTGTGGTTCTAAAAACTATTGAGAAG TCTTCCAGAGCTGCTTTTGTACCCATCCCGGAGGTTTGA
- the ECT2L gene encoding epithelial cell-transforming sequence 2 oncogene-like isoform X13: protein MSAGNSPSESLEMESFHTRFSAWTPFSNKSLNRQLFQERVALISHWFDLWTNKQRQEFLFTIFLRCTKSQLRVIQDWFSERMQVAKVDFSTVLPRFISLYIFSFLNPKDLCAAAQVSWPWKFLTEQDCLWMPKCIKFGWFLPYTPTDNEYGAWKHHYIACVSNLDWLTPREAAAVYGTLNEPKTEDEELQERQRERCLRKIIWEKTALHKKELFKVRPPWVSGTHCSRLFKSKCQPRLSQTARDRVGLHETLEKQLVLSSLESLPKRSNISGCHSYPLLSKKSWRGVYKNDSGSSNALQPHFILISSRIPAYEMVANSVRAGVISVVYEHSGLTLETLLYLIEKALDGQMAQSVGIFSDGDSREINLLQGYKIGIKNLLRPEVRDFWEKLGSYVAPEEEGGHVDLFVPLGASEAGIEVLSQLSQLTGTLFTAPTGIATGSYQHLLSDWLGRQWETAPPSIYFSESKLQTWSSLTDFLEDTLKSVRKQLSPLFKELQKNISGRMIGQFVFDTMSVANILNNQEIIQALADGLIELSKENSDNPLEFLSYFLLKKCSKKSKHFEGNVILTKSDPKATHSLLTKERDVIEDNPQDTKPSLSKNDPNFELLVKLERKLQLDSAEKRTRVVRELLQSERKYVQMLEIVRDVYVRPLRAALSSNRAILSAANIQIMFSDILQILCLNRRFLDDLRDRLQEWGPAHCVGEIFIKFGSQLNTYTNFFNNYPVVLKTIEKNFDNITHVFSAEK, encoded by the exons ggtTATCCAAGACTGGTTTTCAGAAAGGATGCAAGTGGCCAAAGTGGATTTCTCTACAGTGTTACCACGCTTCATTTCTctatatatcttttcctttctgaatcCAAAAGATTTGTGTGCAGCTGCACAAGTCAGCTGGCCCTGGAAATTTTTAACTGAACAG gaTTGCTTATGGATGCCCAAATGCATTAAGTTTGGATGGTTTCTGCCCTATACACCAACAGATAATGAGTACGGTGCTTGGAAACACCATTACATTGCTTGTGTGTCCAACTTAGATTGGCTAACCCCTAGGGAAGCTGCTGCTGTTTATGGGACTCTGAATGAACCCAAAACAGAAGATGAAGAGCTACAGGAGAGGCAAAGAGAAAGGTGCCTAAGGAAAATAATTTGGGAGAAAACTGCACTACATAAGA AGGAGTTGTTCAAAGTTCGACCCCCTTGGGTGAGTGGAACACACTGCTCTAGATTGTTCAAATCCAAATGCCAACCACGTCTCTCCCAGACTGCGAGGGATCGAGTGGGATTACACGAAACTTTGGAGAAACAGCTTGTTTTGTCATCTTTAGAATCTTTGCCCAAGCG AAGCAACATTTCTGGATGCCATTCCTACCCTTTATTATCGAAGAAAAGTTGGCGTGGAGTTTATAAAAATGACAGCGGTTCTTCAAATGCTCTCCAGCCACACTTCATATTAATATCATCTCGGATTCCTGCATATGAG ATGGTGGCGAACAGTGTTAGAGCAGGTGTCATTTCTGTGGTGTATGAACACAGTGGCCTAACCTTGGAGACCCTACTTTATCTCATAGAAAAAGCTCTGGATGGGCAGATGGCACAGAGTGTGGGAATATTCAGTGACGGAGATAGCAGAGAAATCAACTTACTCCAAG GCTATAAAATTggtattaaaaatttattgaggCCTGAAGTGAGAGACTTCTGGGAAAAATTAGGAAGCTATGTGgccccagaagaagaagggggTCACGTGGACCTCTTTGTACCACTTGGAGCATCAG AGGCAGGAATAGAAGTTCTTTCTCAGCTGTCTCAACTGACTGGCACATTATTTACTGCTCCCACTGGGATTGCCACTGGCTCTTACCAACATC TTCTTAGTGACTGGCTGGGACGACAGTGGGAAACGGCACCCCCTTCCATCTACTTCAGCGAATCAAAGCTGCAGACATGGTCCAGCCTCACCGACTTCCTGGAAGACACCTTgaaatcagtaaggaaacaaCTAAGTCCTCTCTTCAAGGAGTTGCAGAAGAACATCAGTGGCAGGATGATAG GGCAATTTGTATTTGACACCATGAGTGTGGCTAACATTCTGAATAACCAAGAAATCATACAAGCTCTGGCAGATGGATTGATagaactttcaaaagaaaattct GACAACCCTCTGgaatttttgtcatattttctgCTAAAGAAATGTAGTAAAAAGAGCAAGCATTTTGAAGGAAATGTCATTCTGACAAAAAGTGACCCAAAGGCAACACACAGTTTACTCACAAAG GAAAGAGATGTTATAGAAGATAACCCTCAGGACACAAAACCAAGTCTCAGCAAAAATGATCCAAATTTTGAGTTGCTGGTTAAGCTG GAGAGAAAACTCCAGCTGGATTCAGCCGAAAAGCGAACCAGAGTCGTCAGGGAACTCTTACAGAGCGAGAGAAAATATGTGCAGATGCTGGAAATTGTGAGAGATGTTTATGTGAGGCCACTGAGAGCGGCACTGTCATCAAACAGAGCCATTCTGAGTGCTGCAAACATCCAGATCATGTTCTCTGATATTCTGCAGATCTTATGTCTCAACAG GCGGTTTCTAGATGACCTGAGAGACAGACTACAGGAATGGGGCCCCGCTCACTGTGTGGGAGAAATATTCATAAAGTTTGGAAGCCAGTTGAACACATATACCAATTTCTTCAACAATTACCCTGTGGTTCTAAAAACTATTGAGAAG AATTTTGACAATATAACTCACGTCTTTAGTGCAGAGAAATGA